The window atatatacatacatatatatacatacatatatatatatacatacatatatacatacatatatatacatacatatatatatatacatacatatatacatatatatatacatacatacatatatatacatacatatatatatacatacatatatatacatacatatatatatatacatacatacatatacatacatacatatatatatacatacatatatatacatacatatatatatatacatacatacatatacatacatacatatatatatatatatatatatatatatatatatatatatatatatatatatatatatatatatataaatggcatggagacatatatatatatatataaataataatatatatatagtctccATGCCACCCTCTTGCTACCCCATGAATATTTCTCTAGATCTGCCACTGACCTGTGGTGTCCACATGTGGAGAGATTCGCAGGAATACGGGCCGCGCATACGAAGGAAGAGCTTGCTGGACTTTCTGCAGGAAACTGTTGCAGTCAAAATTCCCTGTGGTGTCTGCAATGGCAGCCATGCCTGCCTTACCTTCCACACCTGGTATGAAATATGATGGGAGATAAATAGTGCAGCAAGTAGTGAGTACAGTCAAATGCAATACAAACAAAGTCATGTTGAAAGCAGTAAGCATACAAAAAGTTAACCATCACCTGGCACTGCCACGCCATACACAGCGACATCCGTCTGACCCAGAAGACTGCTGAGTATACCTTCCACCTCGGTGGTAGAGACATTTTCTCCTCGCCAGCGGAATGTATCTCCACTGCGGTCACGGAAGTACATGTAGCCCATGTCGTCCATCACCAGCACGTCACCTACGGTGGACATATAGATAGCAAAATAATTAACAGTCGTGGGTCAAAAAAACCCATGTCTGGCCAAAGTATGGCTAAACCATCAGAAAACATGCCCGGACTGAGCACAGCCAAAGGAAGCTTGGCATTCCAACATTGCTTTCTATATTTCTAACACGTACAAGAATCATTGCATTTTTAAATCAGCACGGCAAGTTGTGTTGTGTTATGTAAAGTCTAACGGCAATAAaaatatacactaccgttcaaaagtttggggtcacttagaaatgtccttatttttcaaagaaaagcactgttttgtTCAATGAAgagaacattaaattaaatcagaaatacactctatacattgttaatgtggtaaatgactattctaggtggaaacgtctggtttttaatgaaatatctacataggtgtatagaggcccatttccagcaactatcactccagtgttctaatggtacttagaagactaatggatgattagaaaccccttgaaaaccattgtgcaattatgttagcacagctgaaaacagttatgctagtgagagaagctataaaacggctgcaaatggagcattctttgatgaaagcaaagtctgaagaaaaaaaaaattaatatttcaaataaaaatcattattgctaaccttgtcaatgtcttgactatatattttctattcattttgccactcatttgataaataaaagtcggagttttcatggaaaacacgaaattgtctgggtgaccccaaacttctgaacggtagtgtacaTCCTGGGAAAAAAATGGATTGGTAACCTGATAGATACGCAGAATCATTTTTCTTGAAGACATTGTGAGCTATCTTCTTCCTCGTAGCATCCTGGTTAGCATAGCCATCGAAACGCCGTAATGGGTCCTGTTGGTTGATACGACCCACGAGTAGTCCTGGCTCCCCTGCAAGACAGAGCTCAGTTAACACAGTGAACAATCACATCTAACATGTAGATGCATTGTGAATGAATTATTGTAGCATCAGTATTAGTTACCAGGGCGGCAAGACACGCAGAGGCCCCGGCTGTCACGAACCAGCTCCATGCTGTCCTCGTCCACCCTCACCAGACGGATTGGGTACACGTTGGGGAGAATGCGACTGTTGAATCCACAGGCTCCCACCTGGCAGGACAACATTCTGATAAACTTACGTTTCACATTTTTACCAGTGAAGGCAACACAAGTGACACAGTGATCGCTGACCTTGCCATCCATGTTGGCAATGCTGCAGTTGCACTCGGTTGCTCCATAGAACTCGCCAATCTGCTTCACCCGAAAGCGCTCAGTGAAGGCCTCCCACACACTGGGGCGCAACCCGTTTCCCACTGCCAGCCGAACTTTGTGGCCTTTTTCTGATGGTCGCACTGGCTGAGATAGTAAGTAGCGGCAGATTTCCCCGATGTACTGCACTATCTACAACGGGAGAGCAGCGTTGTTATTGAGGCTAGTTCAGAATTTATGCTTTATAGTCATCGATTTCATAAAATATGGCACTTGTCAATGTTTGCCAAGCATAAGCTCTTACAGTGCAGTTGTACTTAATGCAATCTTCCCAGAATCGGCTGGCAGAGAATTTCTTCTTCACTACCACAGTGAGGCCATAGATCAGACACTGACCGACGCCCATAATATTACCTGGCAAGAAGAGAAAGCTAACACTTCGGTTATGCAAACTTAAAAAGGGGGAAACTGTATTCATCAAGAGCTTGAGCCTGCAGTCATTTACCTGCTGAGTGGTAGAGAGGCAGGCAGTCGTAGATGATGTCAACAGGACTCATGCGAAAGGCAAAATAGCCAAAAGCAGCGATTCTGTAGTAGCTGTTGTGGGAACAAAAGAGAGGTTCTCAGACATCTAGCATTAGCTGTGCAGCAACTGTAACAACTTTGGAAAGtgacacttttcatttttttgtaaaatggcATACCGACTGTGTACTACAATGGCAGCTTTGGGCAGTCCTGTGGTGCCGGAGGTGTAAATATAAAATAGGCGGTCTGCAGAAGAGAATACAACAGGGCATTAAGTTGAAGATCCAACGAGGCATCAGTGAACCCCAAGAAAATATGgtcattgtttttaatatacTTTATGTTTTCCTGGGCAACACACACCTCTGGTTTGTTAGGTAGGATATATGTTGGGCTCACACGTTAATGCTTTAATATTCATTCATCAAAGACAGATTTACAATAGTTGAGGAATATGGTTTATAAATTCAGACAGAAACATGTCTATTTGTCTTGAATACAAAATTAATCATAACTATTcagaatagagaaaaaaaaggaaacgtttTCAGCCAAACACAGTATAAGGAAATACTTTGAAGGtggtattttaaaaaggaaactaaTAATTaacatacacattcaatgaTGAATAAGATACTAACCGTTCATGCCTTTGTGGGGAACACAAGGGGAAGGGGGATGTCTAGGTGAAGACGTTAAAATTGGGTCCAGAGGTTGAGCTTCCAGTCGGGCCAGATGTTCTGCACTGAGGTCCCCCGTACTAAACCGCAGCATGGACTGGCTGTTGGAGGAACTGACTTCCAACATGGCTGCCAATCAGTAAGAGGGCCAAGAGGGAGATGGGAAGAGAGGACACCAGTCAGGTTAGCTCAAGCTCAAGTTTGAATAGGAACGccctgtaaacacattttttacattgtGAGTAATTACAGGCTGTAACAATGCGCCTCGGTTTAATTATCCTTTTTGTAGTAGGTCAAactaattatttaatttctgaAGCCACGACGCACGCCTATACAACTGACAAACTAAACCCGACAGACCTGCGTGACAACAATAggacaaaatgacaacaaatgaAACAAGCGTTTGCATTGTGGCAGAATAAAATATGAACCAACTTCCAAAAGAGAAGGCACAAGAGGCATATTAATGGCAATGAGTTCCCTGCCAGCATGTCCTTCCGACCACATGACAAGCTGGAGAGAGCCATTATCAGTTTGTGCTCcaccacaaaaaaataatattaaaagtGTGACACCACAGGACAAAATGTTGACCACTTCACATGCCGTTACACACTAAATGTTAACCAAACTTGAAAAGTACTTATTTTAATAGCCTAATCATATGCCTGTTTAGATAATGTGCTGAATAACTGAAATAGTATTGTGTAGTGTAACCCCAAACCTAAATTCATGATCGACTTTTCCTACCTCGTGGAACACATTCTTACCATCAGCAAGCTCAGCTCCGAACACAATAGCGCGAGAGCCCGACGCCCCGATACAGTGCATGAGGGAATCGTGGCGGAGGTTGAAGTTGATGAGTGCAGCTTCCACCCCGACCTTGGCCAAGCCGAGCCAAAGCGCCACCTGTAACGGCCTGCTTTCCATGAAGAGGGCCACCACGTCGCCTGAGACCCACCCCTGACCTCTTGCCCAGTGGGCCACCGCGTTAGACAGCTCGTCCAGCTGTGTGAACGTCCACGTTTCCCCCGTGGCCTCATAGATGAGTGCTGGTTTATTTGGATGTCTTTTCACTGTCTGGGCGAATATGGCAGGAATGTTACTTTCACTGCGCATGTAGCGCCACAAAGCCATCTTCACTCTCAACAGCACATAGAGACCACTGGTGAGGGtcagaggagggagacaaagagaaaagactTAATAAGGGTGTAAACCCGAAAGCATGGTCAGGACAAGGGCTGGGCGATATGGCCAACATCTATCACAACAATCGTCATTTCGTATCAGGATAATGATATATACCATGATATAGAATGTGTTCTATGTGTCTGTATGACAACCATATGGTTACcctatttttttgtatattccTGTGTGAATTAAATTCTTGACAACTACAAAATTCACTGGGTATCTTCTTATTTAATTAAGAAAAGGAGCCCAACAGTTTGAAGTGaaattataaagaaaaaataataataaatgttcccAGTTTTATACTGAAAaatgtgtacatgcatgcacacagataCAGAGTAATCAGATGGAAgacaacattgtttttattgaactGAACTGGGGTATTCCCAAAGCAGAAACCTTATCATTTCAGATGTT of the Cyclopterus lumpus isolate fCycLum1 chromosome 8, fCycLum1.pri, whole genome shotgun sequence genome contains:
- the slc27a1a gene encoding long-chain fatty acid transport protein 1a translates to MHNAASVSASLGSMGLLRLFGVSWSWSLAAGLGVYLGTKSWKYFYIAARTAKRDINGLYVLLRVKMALWRYMRSESNIPAIFAQTVKRHPNKPALIYEATGETWTFTQLDELSNAVAHWARGQGWVSGDVVALFMESRPLQVALWLGLAKVGVEAALINFNLRHDSLMHCIGASGSRAIVFGAELADAMLEVSSSNSQSMLRFSTGDLSAEHLARLEAQPLDPILTSSPRHPPSPCVPHKGMNDRLFYIYTSGTTGLPKAAIVVHSRYYRIAAFGYFAFRMSPVDIIYDCLPLYHSAGNIMGVGQCLIYGLTVVVKKKFSASRFWEDCIKYNCTIVQYIGEICRYLLSQPVRPSEKGHKVRLAVGNGLRPSVWEAFTERFRVKQIGEFYGATECNCSIANMDGKVGACGFNSRILPNVYPIRLVRVDEDSMELVRDSRGLCVSCRPGEPGLLVGRINQQDPLRRFDGYANQDATRKKIAHNVFKKNDSAYLSGDVLVMDDMGYMYFRDRSGDTFRWRGENVSTTEVEGILSSLLGQTDVAVYGVAVPGVEGKAGMAAIADTTGNFDCNSFLQKVQQALPSYARPVFLRISPHVDTTGTFKIQKTRLQREEFDPRLTTDQIYFLNSRAACYEAVDEELYNAIVEGRMSL